One window of the Notolabrus celidotus isolate fNotCel1 chromosome 23, fNotCel1.pri, whole genome shotgun sequence genome contains the following:
- the cnpy3 gene encoding protein canopy homolog 3, with protein MVSAGCLSFLLTLSSVVAAKTGGDDEWVNLPNKCEVCKFVSIEMKMAFEETGKTKEVIDRNYRFIDDSKGAPPIKYVKSDLRFIEVVENVCQRLLEYNLHKERDGSNRFAKGMSETFSTLHGLVNKGVNVVMDIPYELWNETSAEVADLKKQCDVLVEQYEEVIEEWYKGSQEEDLTIYLCEKHVLKGQDTACLKEDWSKKKKGDLAAIAEDKKKKKKKKGLKKEGGDVSSEGEKTTTTTLKKKKEKKVKKKKKSKAPVEKAEGGGGATSDEEIQPQVPLSGPKTEL; from the exons ATGGTTTCGGCGGGATGTTTGTCGTTTCTGTTGACGTTGTCTTCGGTCGTAGCAGCAAAAACCGGAGGGGACGATGAGTGGGTGAATCTGCCAAACAAATGTGAAG TGTGTAAGTTTGTCAGTATCGAGATGAAGATGGCGTTCGAGGAGACGGGGAAGACAAAGGAAGTCATCGACAGGAACTACCGCTTCATCGACGACAGCAAGGGGGCGCCGCCAATCAAATACGTCAAGTC AGACCTGAGATTCATCGAGgtggttgaaaatgtgtgtcagAGGCTGTTGGAGTACAACctgcacaaagagagagacggGAGCAACCGCTTCGCCAAG GGCATGTCTGAGACGTTCTCCACCCTTCACGGTTTGGTGAATAAAGGAGTGAACGTGGTGATGGACATCCCCTACGAGCTGTGGAACGAGACTTCAGCGGAGGTCGCGGACCTTAAAAAACAG TGTGACGTGTTGGTGGAGCAGTACGAGGAGGTGATCGAAGAATGGTACAAAGGGAGCCAGGAGGAGGACCTGACCATCTACCTGTGTGAGAAACACGTCCTCAAaggacaggacacag CCTGCCTGAAAGAAGACtggtcaaagaagaagaagggagacCTGGCAGCCATCGCggaggacaagaagaagaagaaaaagaagaagggactgaagaaggagggaggggacgTCAGCTCGGAGGGAGAGaagacgacgacgacgacgttgaagaagaagaaggagaagaaggtgaagaagaagaaaaagagcaaaGCGCCGGTGGAGAAGgcggagggaggaggaggggcgaCGTCGGACGAGGAGATCCAGCCTCAGGTGCCTCTGTCTGGGCCGAAGACGGAGCTGTGA